In Prunus dulcis chromosome 1, ALMONDv2, whole genome shotgun sequence, the following are encoded in one genomic region:
- the LOC117614640 gene encoding uncharacterized protein LOC117614640 — translation MKIGRWVVLQIYFKGSHYRAKKMRFLSQPKMGFATPPEEEDQFRPITPIRVVVPKLRPLNNAKEDEDEDEELLLLEGDVHEHEECHTPKSPAAHVTLKQPPVCPPAPKKPTQARRKLRPRPSQGFFKVPDDLTSVFMAISSSSNPAKKKMRAS, via the exons ATGAAGATAGGTAGATGGGTTGTCttgcaaatttattttaagggCTCTCATTATCGAG CCAAGAAGATGAGATTTCTTTCCCAACCCAAAATGGGTTTTGCAACACcaccagaagaagaagatcagtTCCGGCCAATTACGCCAATAAGAGTTGTGGTTCCAAAACTACGACCTTTAAACAACGCAAAGGAGGATGAGGACGAGGACGAggagcttttgcttttggaaGGTGACGTCCATGAACATGAAGAGTGCCACACACCCAAGTCACCTGCAGCTCACGTGACCTTGAAGCAACCGCCGGTGTGTCCACCAGCACCGAAGAAACCAACCCAAGCTAGAAGAAAACTGAGGCCACGGCCTTCACAAGGGTTTTTTAAGGTGCCAGACGATCTTACTTCGGTGTTTATGGCAATCTCTAGCTCTTCTAATCCTgccaagaagaagatgagagcCAGTTAa